In Arvicola amphibius chromosome 1, mArvAmp1.2, whole genome shotgun sequence, one DNA window encodes the following:
- the LOC119819037 gene encoding olfactory receptor 502-like yields the protein MALLEEGNHTAMTEFILLGLTDDPVLNVILFIIILCIYLVTMSGNLSTILLIRVSSQLHHPMYFFLSHLASTDIGISSSVTPNMLVNFLVNQSTISYLGCFIQLGSAAFFGTVECFLLAAMAYDRFVAICNPLLYSTKMSTRVCIQLVAGSYIGGFLNTSSFTFSFLSFVFCGLNRANHFFCDFAPLVELSCSDVSVSAVFISFSAGSVTMITVLVIAVSYTYILITILKMRSTEGRQKAFSTCTSHLTAVTLYYGTVTFIYVMPSSNYSTDQNKVLSVFYMVVFPMLNPLIYSLRNNEIKGALKRQLHKKIFS from the coding sequence ATGGCTCTCCTGGAGGAAGGGAACCACACTGCAATGACAGAGTTCATTTTATTGGGCCTGACAGATGACCCAGTCCTTAATGTCATCCTCTTCATCATCATCCTGTGCATCTACCTGGTGACCATGTCTGGGAACCTCAGCACCATCCTTCTCATCAGAGTCTCTTCCCAGCTCCATCACCCCATGTACTTTTTTCTCAGTCACTTGGCTTCTACTGACATAGGCATCTCATCTTCTGTCACCCCCAATATGCTTGTCAACTTCCTGGTAAATCAAAGTACTATCTCATATCTTGGATGTTTTATACAGTTAGGCTCAGCTGCTTTCTTTGGGACAGTTGAATGCTTCCTTCTGGCTGCCATGGCTTATGATCGCTTTGTAGCAATTTGCAACCCACTGCTTTATTCAACCAAAATGTCCACACGAGTCTGCATCCAATTGGTTGCAGGATCTTACATAGGGGGTTTTCTTAATACTTCCTCcttcaccttttcctttctttcttttgttttctgtggactAAACAGAGCCAAtcactttttctgtgattttgctcCTTTGGTGGAACTCTCCTGTTCTGATGTTAGTGTCTCGGCagtttttatctcattttctgcTGGATCAGTAACCATGATCACAGTCCTTGTCATAGCTGTCTCCTACACCTACATCCTCATCACCATCCTGAAGATGCGCTCTACTGAGGGCCGCCAGaaggccttctccacctgcaCCTCCCACCTCACTGCAGTCACTCTCTACTATGGGACCGTCACCTTCATCTATGTGATGCCCAGTTCCAACTACTCCACAGACCAGAACAAGGTGTTGTCTGTATTCTACATGGTGGTGTTTCCCATGTTGAACCCCCTCATTTACAGCCTCAGGAATAATGAGATCAAGGGTGCTCTAAAGAGACAGcttcataagaaaatattttcttag
- the LOC119819091 gene encoding olfactory receptor 502-like — protein MDFREDENHTAVTEFILLGLTDDPVLKVILFIIILCIYLVTVSGNLSTILLIRVSSLLHHPMYFFLSHLASVDIGYSSSVTPNMLINFLVEKNTITHLGCAIQLCSAAFFGTAECYVLAAMAYDRFVAICSPLHYSSKMSTQVCVQLLVGSYIGGFLNAFSFTLSFFSFFFCGPNRINHFFCDFTPLVELSCSDDSVFIVLATTSVSIAIMITMLVIAISYIYILNTILKIRSTEGRQKAFSTCTSHLAAVTLFYGTITFIYMMPKSSYSTNQNKVVSVFYMVVIPMLNPLIYSLRNNEIKGALERQLGRKIFS, from the coding sequence ATGGATTTCCGAGAGGATGAGAACCACACTGCAGTGACAGAGTTCATTCTATTGGGCCTGACAGATGACCCAGTCCTTAAAGTCATCCTCTTCATCATCATCCTGTGCATCTACCTGGTGACCGTGTCTGGGAACCTCAGCACCATCCTTCTCATCAGAGTCTCTTCCCTGCTCCATCACCCCATGTACTTTTTTCTCAGTCACTTGGCTTCTGTTGATATAGGCTACTCATCTTCTGTCACACCCAATATGCTTATCAACTTTCTGGTGGAAAAAAATACCATTACCCACCTAGGATGTGCCATCCAGCTGTGTTCAGCTGCTTTCTTTGGGACTGCTGAGTGCTATGTGCTGGCTGCCATGGCTTATGACCGCTTTGTGGCAATCTGTAGCCCACTGCACTATTCATCCAAGATGTCTACACAAGTCTGTGTCCAGTTGCTTGTAGGATCTTATATTGGTGGTTTTCTTAATGCTTTCTCCTTTaccctttcattcttttcttttttcttctgtggacCAAATAGAATCAAtcactttttctgtgattttacTCCTTTAGTTGAACTCTCCTGTTCTGATGACAGTGTCTTTATTGTTCTTGCAACTACTTCTGTTAGCATTGCCATTATGATCACAATGCTTGTAATAGCTATTTCATACATCTACATTCTTAACACCATCCTGAAGATACGCTCCACTGAGGGCCGCCAGAAGGCCTTCTCCACTTGCACCTCTCACCTCGCTGCAGTCACTCTGTTCTATGGAACCATCACCTTCATCTACATGATGCCTAAGTCCAGCTACTCCACGAACCAAAACAAGGTGGTGTCTGTATTCTACATGGTGGTGATCCCCATGTTGAACCCCCTCATCTATAGCCTCAGGAATAATGAGATTAAAGGTGCCCTGGAGAGACAACTTGgtaggaaaatattttcttaa